In Arachis hypogaea cultivar Tifrunner chromosome 17, arahy.Tifrunner.gnm2.J5K5, whole genome shotgun sequence, a single window of DNA contains:
- the LOC112765878 gene encoding protein DETOXIFICATION 45, chloroplastic — MKATHFQSAALYHGLSTSTARRISMPIRRPALSCASRLSATTSPFITLCAKPASPIQFTSPQDHDDDVPVPALLTNPNSDNFSLGSPESGNTHSHSHSDVRREILLLTLPALAGQAIDPMAQLMETAYVGRLGTVELASAGVSMTIFNIISKLFNIPLLSVATSFVAEDIAKTAAEEYLSEHSGIQNIGNGKSFERGNRKKQFSSVSTALLLALGIGIFEALALFLGSGILLNLIGVSTENPIHNLSIQFLSLRSVGAPAVVLSLALQGIFRGFKDTKTPVLCLGIGNLSAVFLFPLLMYFFQLGIAGAAISTVLSQYIGTLLMIWFLNKRVELLPPRMENLQFGNYFKSGGFLIGRTLAVLTTMTLGTSMAARQGPVAMAAHQICMQVWLAVSLLTDSLAASAQALIASSLSRNEYKIVKQITNFVLMIGMLTGICLMVILGASFRSLATIFTQDSEVLQVVRTGVLFVSASQPFNALAYIFDGLHYGVSDFPYAGFSMMVVAAISSTFLVFAPSHFGLHGVWMGLVLFMALRMVAGFVRVLSKNGPWWFLHRDFQIA, encoded by the exons ATGAAGGCTACCCACTTCCAGAGCGCTGCTCTCTATCATGGCCTCTCCACGTCCACAGCCAGAAGAATCTCAATGCCCATCCGCAGACCTGCCCTCTCTTGCGCCTCCCGCCTATCTGCTACCACCTCTCCGTTCATAACCCTCTGCGCCAAACCCGCTTCCCCTATTCAATTCACTTCTCCTCAAGATCATGATGATGACGTTCCTGTTCCTGCTCTCCTCACAAATCCAAATTCAGATAACTTCTCTCT TGGATCTCCCGAGAGTGGAAacacacactcacactcacactcCGACGTCAGACGCGAGATTCTGCTGCTAACTTTGCCTGCCCTTGCCGGACAGGCAATTGATCCCATGGCACAGTTGATGGAAACAGCTTACGTCGGTCGACTCG GCACTGTGGAATTGGCTTCCGCTGGTGTTTCCATGACCATCTTTAACATCATATCAAAGCTTTTCAATATTCCCCTTCTAAGTGTTGCTACATCTTTTGTTGCTGAGGACATAGCCAAAACTGCTGCCGAAGAATATCTTTCGG AGCACAGTGGTATACAAAATATTGGCAATGGTAAATCCTTCGAAAGAGGCAATCGAAAAAAGCAATTTTCCTCTGTCTCCACTGCTTTGCTATTAGCACTTGGGATTGGAATTTTTGAGGCTTTAGCTCTGTTTCTTGGATCCGGaatattgctaaatttaattggtGTATCAACA GAAAATCCAATACACAACCTGTCAATACAATTTCTCTCTCTAAGATCAGTTGGAGCTCCTGCTGTTGTGCTTTCTTTGGCTTTACAAGGCATTTTCCGTGGTTTTAAGGATACAAAAACTCCTGTTCTATGCCTAG GTATTGGTAATCTTTCAGCTGTATTTTTATTTCCATTACTCATGTATTTTTTTCAGTTGGGAATAGCTGGTGCCGCCATTTCCACCGTTCTCTCTCA ATATATTGGGACTTTGTTGATGATTTGGTTTCTGAACAAGCGAGTCGAATTACTTCCCCCAAGGATGGAAAACTTACAATTTGGCAATTATTTTAAATCTG GCGGTTTCCTTATTGGAAGAACACTTGCTGTTCTTACAACCATGACACTGGGGACATCTATGGCTGCTCGTCAAGGTCCAGTAGCTATGGCTGCACATCAAATATGTATGCAAGTGTGGTTGGCTGTGTCCCTTCTCACAGACTCATTGGCTGCATCTGCACAG GCCCTTATTGCAAGTTCTCTATCCAGAAATGAATACAAAATTGTGAAGCAAATTACTAATTTTGTATTAATG ATAGGAATGCTCACAGGTATATGCTTGATGGTAATTCTTGGTGCCTCTTTTCGATCTTTGGCAACAATTTTTACCCAAGATTCTGAAGTGTTGCAGGTTGTCAGGACTGGGGTGTTG TTTGTTAGTGCTTCTCAGCCTTTTAATGCTCTGGCATATATTTTTGACGGTCTCCACTATGGTGTATCTGATTTTCCATATGCTGGTTTCTCCATG ATGGTTGTGGCAGCAATATCCTCAACCTTTTTGGTATTTGCCCCTTCACATTTTGGCCTTCATGGGGTATGGATGGGATTGGTTCTCTTCATGGCACTCAGAATGGTAGCTGGCTTTGTCAG AGTACTGTCAAAGAATGGTCCTTGGTGGTTTCTGCACAGGGATTTTCAAATTGCTTAG
- the LOC112764279 gene encoding serine/threonine-protein kinase BSK1 encodes MGCCQSSLMLRVREGGDTHPHPDKKEKEKEKEKEKEKENHKDQAPYLRNHQKESLAVAVPATVAPAAPDRWWLSFSEFSLAELKAATDNFSSEFIVSESGDKPPNLVYKGRLRDHWIAVKKFPKAAWPDPKQFVEEASGVGNLRHPRLANLIGYCCDADHRLLVAQYMPNDTLAKHLFHWENQTIEWAMRLRVAHYIAQALNYCSSEGRPLYHDLNAYRVLFDEEGDPRLSCFGLIKNSRDGKSYSTNLAYTPPEYLRNGRVTPESVIYSFGTVLLDLLSGKHIPPSQALDMIQGKNNMLLMDSHLEGKFSIEEANVVVNLASKCLQYEPRERPDTKDLVTTLAPLHTKPDVHSHIMLGIPKQEEAPSTPQRPLSAMGEACSRMDLTAIHQILVATHYRDDEGTNELSFQEWTQQMRDMLEARKRGDCAFRDKDFKTAIDNYSQFIDVGTMVSPTVFARRSLCYLLCDQPDPALRDAMQAQCVYPDWPTAFYMQSVALAKLDMQKDATDMLNEAAALEEKRQRGGRGS; translated from the exons ATGGGTTGCTGCCAGTCATCGTTGATGCTGAGAGTGAGAGAGGGAGGAGACACTCACCCTCACCCTgacaagaaggagaaggagaaggagaaggagaaagagaaggagaaggaaaaccACAAGGATCAGGCCCCCTACCTCCGCAACCACCAGAAGGAGTCCCTCGCAGTCGCAGTCCCAGCCACAGTGGCACCCGCTGCTCCTGACCGCTGGTGGCTCTCCTTCTCGGAGTTTTCGCTGGCGGAGCTGAAGGCCGCCACCGACAATTTCAGCTCCGAATTCATAGTGTCGGAGAGCGGGGACAAGCCCCCTAACCTCGTTTACAAGGGGCGCCTCCGCGACCACTGGATTGCCGTCAAGAAGTTCCCGAAGGCCGCCTGGCCCGATCCCAAGCAGTTCGTGGAAGAGGCCTCCGGCGTCGGCAACCTCCGGCACCCCCGCCTGGCCAATCTCATCGGCTACTGCTGCGACGCTGACCACCGCCTTCTCGTGGCCCAGTACATGCCCAACGACACCCTGGCAAAGCACCTCTTCCACT GGGAGAATCAAACGATTGAGTGGGCCATGCGCTTGAGAGTCGCCCATTATATCGCCCAAGCTTTGAATTATTGCAGCTCCGAGGGCCGCCCCTTGTACCATGATTTGAATGCTTACCGTGTTCTTTTCGACGAG GAAGGTGATCCCCGTCTCTCCTGTTTTGGTTTGATCAAGAACAGCAGGGATGGAAAAAGTTATAGCACAAATCTTGCTTACACTCCTCCTGAATATTTAAGAAATG GAAGGGTCACCCCTGAAAGTGTCATTTACAGCTTTGGGACCGTTCTTCTAGATCTGCTTAGCGGCAAGCACATCCCTCCAAGTCAG GCACTAGATATGATACAGGGTAAAAACAACATGCTTTTGATGGATTCACATTTGGAGGGGAAGTTTTCTATAGAAGAGGCAAATGTAGTTGTTAATCTTGCCTCTAAATGTTTGCAATATGAACCTAGGGAGCGACCTGATACAAAGGATTTGGTTACAACACTTGCTCCACTGCATACAAAACCTGAT GTTCATTCTCACATTATGCTTGGCATTCCAAAACAAGAGGAAGCTCCATCAACCCCACAACGGCCTCTTTCTGCAATGGGAGAAGCTTGTTCTAGAATGGACCTAACTGCAATCCATCAGATCTTGGTTGCGACACACTACAGAGACGATGAGGGAACCAATGAG TTGTCATTCCAAGAGTGGACCCAACAGATGAGAGACATGCTGGAGGCAAGGAAGCGTGGAGACTGTGCATTTCGTGACAAGGATTTTAAAACAGCCATTGATAACTATTCCCAG TTTATTGATGTGGGAACGATGGTCTCCCCAACTGTATTTGCACGGCGCAGTCTGTGCTATCTTTTATGTGATCAGCCAGACCCTGCACTCCGAGATGCAATGCAAGCACAGTGCGTTTATCCAGACTGGCCCACGGCTTTCTATATGCAATCGGTCGCCCTTGCAAAGTTGGACATGCAGAAGGATGCCACGGATATGCTAAATGAGGCTGCTGCATTGGAAGAGAAGAGGCAAAGGGGAGGGAGAGGATCCTAG